The genomic interval GGACTGGATGGAGATGAATTTCCCTTCCGAGCCGCCGGAAGCAGCTGTTGCACCTGAGGAGCTCATTCAGGGTCTAGGTCTCATTCCGAGATATGTTGGCCGCAATCGAATGGACTACTTTGTTGAGGTAGACAGTGAGGATACACTTCGTACGCTGCGGCCTGACTTTGTGATGCTTGCCCGTCTGAGCGCTCGAGGAATTATCATTACAAGCCGTTCAACAGATGCTGCGTATGACTTTGTATCTCGGGCATTTTTTCCTGGTACAGGGATCGATGAAGACCCTGTAACGGGCTCGGCCCACTGCGCGCTCGCGCCATATTGGGCGAAGAGGCTCCGCAAGCAGGAGTTAACTGGCTATCAGGCATCGGAGCGCGGAGGGATAGTGAAGGTAAGACCGGAAGGCGAGCGAGTGTATTTGCAAGGACAAGCAGTGACCATTCTCAGAGGACAATTGGAGGGTTAATAATATGTTAATGTTGAAGTTGCCAAAAGAGCAGAAGGAGCAGTTGATTGCTAGCATTCAGCAGTATTTTGAGCTGGAGCGTTCGGAGACGCTTGGATCGATTGCGGCGGAGCAGCTGCTTGATTTTATGATACAAGCGGTTGGGCCACATATTTATAATCATGCGATTAAAGATGCTCGCCAAACGGTGCTTGAGCGGATGCAAACGCTGGAAGACGAGCTTTATTCATTAGAGAAGCCAACTGCGGCAAAGCGATAACGATAGGGCTTGGCAGCTGTTAGGTACAGCGAGAAGGCAGGACAGCTATTGAAAATTGTAATCATATGACGAATATTGAGTACTTACGCTTTTCTCAGAAGCAAACAAAAAAAAGGCACTGACCATCAAGGCTTTAAGCCGTATGATCAGTGCCTTTTCATTGTTTATGCTTTTGATTTTTTGGAAGCAACTGATGATTTGAATGGGGTTACTTTATTTTTGCCTGTCGTTTTGGAATAG from Paenibacillus sp. FSL K6-3182 carries:
- a CDS encoding PhzF family phenazine biosynthesis protein, with product MNYPLYIVDAFTNEKFKGNPAAVCIVDEPQSERWMQQVAAEMNLSETAFIEQGAEHYELRWFTPIAEIDLCGHATLATAHILWETGRLPQHETARFMTKSGLLTAVHKGDWMEMNFPSEPPEAAVAPEELIQGLGLIPRYVGRNRMDYFVEVDSEDTLRTLRPDFVMLARLSARGIIITSRSTDAAYDFVSRAFFPGTGIDEDPVTGSAHCALAPYWAKRLRKQELTGYQASERGGIVKVRPEGERVYLQGQAVTILRGQLEG
- a CDS encoding DUF2164 domain-containing protein; amino-acid sequence: MLMLKLPKEQKEQLIASIQQYFELERSETLGSIAAEQLLDFMIQAVGPHIYNHAIKDARQTVLERMQTLEDELYSLEKPTAAKR